Proteins encoded together in one Chrysemys picta bellii isolate R12L10 chromosome 22, ASM1138683v2, whole genome shotgun sequence window:
- the ANKRD33 gene encoding photoreceptor ankyrin repeat protein has translation MTAVEESVLQTWKTSLDASDPELHYEEEEETEEAELSDTSSILSDDSVYPCYEPAPAADGGQVLTFYQCCARNNAKLLQETLARGVSREEVTELDINGRNGLVVACFKGFVDIVTLLSKCPYIDINHQDNDGNTALMIAAQAGHVTVVNYLLNYYPMVEIEKRDVRGLTALMKAAVQGRKECVTALLLAGADLTAVDPVRRKTAWEWAGLTGRFETIVQIRSILQRPRAEQFSDQYRPEWPALPELVAKALATKSRRKRLLEKICSTFSINLPHDPEADGVMDHMVRMTTCLASPFVATACQTICPGSPPEVGKQRLSVPEILKEYTPDPDAKSELDSSSCNGQAVSETHVLVPYRSPSGMLSFLPLRLLRRNSVVPGGHIPKIKLVKATFPPACQEKPPRSRKNKNTLELPKWKYKELKEEKKKAAEAEEKQKETTTKTKTSKGKKS, from the exons ATGACAGCAGTGGAGGAGAGCGTGCTGCAGACCTGGAAGACCAGCCTGGATGCCTCCGACCCAGAGCTGCActacgaggaggaggaggagacggaGGAGGCAGAACTCTCTGACACCAGCAGCATCCTCTCCGACGACTCCGTCTACCCCTGCTACGAGCCCGCCCCAGCCGCGGATGGTGGGCAGGTGCTCACCTTCTACCAGTGCTGTGCCAGGAACAACGCCAAGCTGCTGCAGGAGACGCTGGCGCGTGGGGTGAGCCGGGAGGAGGTCACGGAGCTGGATATCAACGGGAGG AATGGGCTCGTGGTGGCCTGCTTCAAGGGCTTTGTGGACATCGTGACCCTGCTGAGCAAATGCCCCTACATAGACATCAATCACCAGGATAACGACGGGAACACGGCCCTCATGATCGCTGCTCAAGCAG GACACGTCACGGTAGTTAACTATCTCCTGAACTACTACCCCATGGTGGAGATCGAGAAGCGGGACGTGCGGGGCCTGACGGCGCTCATGAAGGCGGCAGTGCAGGGGCGGAAGGAGTGCGTCACCGCACTGCTCCTGGCAG GGGCTGACCTGACAGCGGTGGATCCGGTCCGGAGGAAGACAGCCTGGGAGTGGGCAGGTCTGACTGGGCGCTTCGAGACCATTGTGCAGATCCGGAGCATCCTGCAGCGGCCCCGAGCCGAGCAGTTCAGTGACCAGTACCGGCCCGAGTGGCCGGCACTGCCCGAGTTGGTGGCCAAGGCACTGGCCACTAAATCCAGGCGCAAGAGGCTGTTGGAGAAGATCTGCTCCACCTTCAGCATCAACCTCCCGCATGACCCCGAGGCGGACGGGGTGATGGACCACATGGTCCGGATGACCACATGCCTGGCCAGCCCCTTTGTGGCTACGGCGTGCCAAACCATCTGCCCCGGGAGCCCCCCCGAGGTGGGCAAGCAGAGGCTGTCAGTGCCGGAGATCCTCAAGGAGTACACGCCGGATCCTGATGCCAAGTCTGAGCTCGACTCGTCCTCCTGCAACGGCCAGGCTGTGTCAGAGACCCACGTCCTGGTCCCGTACCGGAGCCCCTCCGGCATGCTGAgcttcctccccctgcggctACTGCGCAGGAACAGCGTCGTCCCCGGGGGCCACATCCCCAAAATCAAACTGGTCAAGGCCACCTTCCCCCCGGCCTGCCAGGAGAAACCGCCGCGGTCGCGGAAAAACAAGAACACGCTGGAGCTGCCCAAGTGGAAGTACAAGGAACtgaaggaggagaagaagaaagcgGCTGAGGCGGAGGAGAAGCAGAAGGAAACGACGACGAAAACGAAGACGAGCAAAGGGAAGAAGTCATAG